One window from the genome of Zerene cesonia ecotype Mississippi chromosome 1, Zerene_cesonia_1.1, whole genome shotgun sequence encodes:
- the LOC119828429 gene encoding venom dipeptidyl peptidase 4: MAGLPNIYILCTAIIASLNGSLSQRVLKAFTLEELVPLQADFVPERVGVQWISDSEYIVAEPGAIQKYNVETGTFTKLINKTELANLSQYSVSTFSNDQKYLLLVSEQTKVYRYSTLAKYSVYNLESKSVSKIGNGHLQVVLWDNGHAIAYVEDNNVFYIPDAEHSDKVRQLTTDGIPGKVYCGAADWIYEEEILNAAEAMWFSTNGSNLAVAIYNDTLLESAVFPYYGDPLDFENQYPKMVEFKYPKAGRRNPAVELLVYKLKEPTSDPIHINAPIDVIGKDHILGRVNWPTDNEIIVLWLNRRQNVSVLVKCDLIEDKCAVLKEHTEPNGWIDIREPLFNENGTKMVEIQPELYDGQRYFHVTRFDFETLETEDLSPGNSTVTEIVGWNQETDTIFFIASPANVPWQRQLWSVSDGNILCMTCTQPSCHHVDGMFSPGASYAILICSAFNVPPIYYFYVTKKNGFKLLTKNARLNEKLSQYKMPMVMYNMVPLEEKVMSHIKLQMPPDMEEGKKYPMIVRVYSGPGTSRVKDVFDMEYYNTYLTVNKSVIVASIDVRGSGVMGVEAMHGLNRALGTVEITDTLAAIRRLIDLYPFIDRKRIGVWGWSYGGYATTMMMVKDSDKLIACGAAVAPVTSWLYYDTIYTERYMDTPQENMEGYRRSDLMSQAGKLRGRRYLLVHGTGDDNVHFQHSIQFAKELQRADIPFEQMSYADENHSLRGVSRHFYHTLDHFWTECFN, translated from the exons GCGGGATTACCAAATATTTACATCCTTTGTACGGCGATAATTGCAAGTTTAAACGGTTCCTTGTCTCAAAGAGTTCTAAAAGCGTTTACTTTAGAAGAATTGGTGCCTCTACAGGCAGATTTTGTTCCCGAGAGAGTTGGCGTACAATGGATATCGG aTTCCGAGTATATAGTAGCAGAGCCTGGAGCGATACAGAAATACAATGTTGAAACTGGAACGTTtaccaaattaataaataaaactgaattg GCAAATTTAAGCCAATACTCCGTGTCAACTTTTTCCAATGACCAAAAATACTTACTTTTGGTTTCAGAGCAGACAAAG GTATATCGATATTCGACGTTGGCAAAATATTCCGTATATAACCTCGAAAGCAA GTCTGTATCAAAAATAGGAAATGGTCACTTACAAGTTGTGCTATGGGACAACGGCCATGCTATAGCATATGTGGAAGATAATAACGTGTTCTATATTCCTGATGCCGAACATTCTGATAAAGTGAGACAACTGACTACTGACGGCATCCCGGGAAAGGTTTATTGCGGTGCTGCTGATTGGATCTATGAAG agGAAATACTGAATGCTGCAGAAGCTATGTGGTTCTCAACAAATGGATCAAATTTGGCTGTTGCCATCTATAACGATACGTTATTAGAGTCTGCGGTATTTCCATACTATGGTGATCCCCTAGATTTTGAGAATCAATATCCTAAAAtggttgaatttaaatatcccAAG gCAGGTCGGAGAAATCCAGCGGTAGAACTactagtttataaattaaaagagcCGACAAGTGATCCTATTCATATAAATGCGCCTATCGATGTTATTGGTAAGGATCACATTTTGGGCAGAGTAAATTGGCCAACAGATAATGAAATCATAGTTCTTTGGCTAAATAGAAGGCAAAATGTAAGCGTTTTAGTTAAATGTGACTTGATAGAAGATAAATGTGCAGTATTGAAAGAGCATACGGAACCAAATGGTTGGATCGATATACGTGAGCcgttatttaatgaaaatggaACGAAAATGGTGGAAATACAACCAGAACTGTACGACGGTCAGCGATATTTTCACGTCACACGCTTTGACTTTGAAACTTTAGAGACAGAGGACTTATCTCCCGGCAATTCAACGGTCACCGAAATCGTGGGTTGGAATCAAGAGACGGATACGATATTTTTCATTGCTTCACCAGCAAATGTACCTTGGCAAAGACAATTATGGTCAGTGTCTGatggaaatattttgtgtatgaCGTGTACTCAACCTTCCTGCCACCACGTCGATGGCATGTTTTCTCCTGGCGCAAGCTACGCTATTTTAATCTGCAGCGCATTTAATGTACcaccaatatattatttctatgtgACCAAG AAAAATGGTTTTAAACTTCTCACAAAAAATGCCCGcttgaatgaaaaattaagcCAATATAAAATGCCAATGGTTATGTACAATATGGTGCCCTTGGAAGAGAAGGTTATGTCACACATCAAATTACAAATGCCTCCCGATATGGAAGAAGGCAAAAAATATCCGATGATCGTAAGAGTGTATTCTGGACCAGGAACATCCAGAGTTAAGGACGTATTTGATATGG AATATTACAACACCTATCTAACAGTAAACAAGAGTGTGATAGTGGCATCCATAGACGTGCGAGGATCAGGAGTGATGGGGGTGGAGGCAATGCATGGTCTGAACAGAGCTCTAGGCACAGTTGAGATTACTGATACATTAGCGGCTATCAG ACGTTTAATAGACTTGTACCCATTCATCGATCGTAAGAGGATCGGCGTGTGGGGCTGGAGTTATGGCGGATACGCGACCACTATGATGATGGTGAAAGATAGCGATAAACTCATTGCGTGTGGCGCTGCTGTCGCTCCGGTTACGTCTTGGCTTTATTACG ACACAATTTACACGGAGCGGTATATGGACACACCTCAAGAGAACATGGAAGGATACAGGCGATCAGATCTCATGTCGCAGGCTGGCAAATTGCGAGGACGCCGTTACCTCCTCGTGCACGGCACTGGCGATGATAACGTCCATTTCCAGCACAGTATTCAGTTCGCCAAGGAATTACAAAGAGCTGATATACCCTTCGAGCAAATG AGTTATGCAGACGAGAACCACTCCTTGAGAGGAGTGAGTAGACATTTCTACCACACCTTGGACCACTTTTGGACGGAatgttttaactaa